In the genome of Drosophila yakuba strain Tai18E2 chromosome 3R, Prin_Dyak_Tai18E2_2.1, whole genome shotgun sequence, one region contains:
- the LOC6536427 gene encoding uncharacterized protein LOC6536427 isoform X1, giving the protein MDDSRRSMAGKSHFQQIDSRCSTMATNDESVSMYLSFDAEDTLSNAKWQSALVTQSSQFLEVHTSKMEVQTDDKDLRRTVLKDLQQLTIGEPEQNSPLRPFDKSILNRHNALCSTPSKDNASADTQPPQILNMDLTQIDDKENTHPEGDNHTGGDNSTLSSSVDVTANTVKANTLKTDDATMDNVSLQEAPKTPAPSQVYPLSANVVLENITEVSNEGVSMLVSPGEVEKNEVAQVNEVVNEVSELIAKALKISADSVKPSASKLKVEVGKKRQSMTSAYSGALPRPRRSLLPTTTTETRTYSFKQRMSVVVKTTLNSPARKLSVGGGLAVSRRSCLPVSKLTKGSNRKSLAASSGRTPEKITSKPAKLSARSIPDTIFNCKHCGATFRVKSLLDMHMRMHDLVDNGSKSLKRQNTHPVAAGVSKNRCKFCDKNFALERALHIHLMQNCDKIPPSEKRKLQFTELNHEKKAQLPKIGVTSGTNQPITMPQKPQQRMSTIPKWAPSNGTQSMAPPSVKKVPKSVAHAGVYRTPTKTVPCHICKQSFKSILEFTNHSLTVHTKNQLKDQKMTAVEDAQSAQD; this is encoded by the exons ATGGACGATTCGCGCAGATCGATGGCGGGCAAG TCGCACTTCCAGCAGATCGATTCCCGGTGCTCAACGATGGCGACCAACGATGAGAGCGTCTCCATGTATTTATCCTTTGACGCGGAGGACACTCTGTCCAATGCCAAGTGGCAGTCGGCGCTGGTCACCCAGAGCAGCCAGTTCCTGGAGGTGCATACCAGCAAGATGGAGGTACAGACAGATGACAAGGACCTCAGGCGCACTGTCCTGAAGGATCTACAGCAGTTGACCATCGGAGAACCGGAACAAAATTCGCCACTTCGTCCATTTGACAAGAGCATTCTCAACCGGCACAATGCCTTGTGCTCCACTCCCTCAAAGGACAATGCCTCTGCAGACACGCAGCCACCACAGATCTTGAACATGGATCTGACCCAAATTGACGACAAGGAGAATACCCACCCAGAGGGAGATAATCACACTGGCGGCGATAACTCGACATTGTCCAGTTCGGTGGACGTGACCGCCAATACGGTCAAGGCCAATACCCTAAAAACCGACGACGCTACCATGGACAATGTATCCTTGCAGGAGGCTCCCAAGACCCCAGCTCCCAGCCAAGTCTATCCCTTGAGTGCAAATGTAGTGCTAGAGAATATAACCGAAG TATCCAACGAAGGAGTATCCATGCTGGTCTCGCCCGGAGAGGTCGAAAAAAATGAGGTCGCCCAGGTCAACGAGGTAGTAAACGAAGTCTCCGAGCTGATTGCCAAAGCTCTGAAGATCTCCGCTGATTCTGTGAAGCCATCAGCCTCCAAATTAAAAGTCGAGGTGGGCAAAAAGAGGCAGTCTATGACCTCCGCTTATTCGGGGGCCCTACCTCGCCCTCGTCGCTCCTTACTGCCAACCACTACTACAGAGACGCGCACCTACTCCTTCAAGCAACGTATGTCGGTGGTGGTCAAGACTACGCTCAACAGCCCAGCTCGCAAGCTGAGTGTCGGCGGCGGTCTGGCGGTAAGCCGCCGCAGCTGCTTGCCCGTCTCCAAGCTAACAAAGGGCAGCAACAGAAAGTCGCTCGCTGCGTCCAGCGGGCGTACGCCCGAGAAGATCACCTCAAAGCCGGCCAAGTTATCGGCAAGAAGCATTCCAGACACGATCTTTAACTGCAAGCATTGTGGCGCAACCTTTCGAGTGAAGTCACTGCTTGATATGCATATGCGTATGCACGACCTGGTTGACAACGGATCCAAGAGCCTAAAGCGTCAGAACACCCATCCGGTTGCTGCGGGAGTATCGAAGAATCGCTGCAAATTCTGCGATAAGAACTTCGCACTGGAACGTGCTTTGCACATCCATCTAATGCAGAACTGCGACAAGATACCGCCGTCCGAGAAGCGCAAGCTGCAGTTCACCGAGCTGAACCACGAAAAGAAGGCCCAGCTGCCAAAAATCGGTGTCACCAGTGGGACTAACCAGCCCATTACAATGCCCCAGAAGCCACAGCAACGAATGAGCACCATTCCAAAATGGG CTCCCTCGAACGGAACCCAGTCCATGGCTCCACCGAGCGTAAAGAAAGTTCCCAAGAGCGTTGCACATGCAGGTGTATACCGCACTCCCACAAAGACTGTGCCCTGCCACATCTGCAAGCAGTCCTTCAAGAGCATACTTGAGTTTACAAACCACAGCCTGACAGTGCATACAAAAAACCAGCTAAAAGACCAGAAGATGACCGCCGTAGAGGACGCACAGAGTGCTCAGGATTAA
- the LOC6536426 gene encoding synaptosomal-associated protein 25 codes for MAAVENAEPRTELQELQFKSGQVADESLESTRRMLALMDESKEAGIRTLVALDDQGEQLDRIEEGMDRINADMREAEKNLSGMEKCCGICVLPWKKVNIKDDGESAWKANDDGKIVASQPQRVIDERERGGMGAPPQSGYVARITNDAREDEMDENLGQVNSMLGNLRNMALDMGSELENQNKQVDRINAKGDANNIRMDGVNKRANNLLKS; via the coding sequence ATGGCCGCCGTAGAGAATGCCGAGCCCCGCACGGAGCTCCAGGAGCTGCAATTCAAGTCCGGCCAGGTGGCCGATGAATCCCTGGAGAGCACGCGTCGTATGCTAGCGCTCATGGACGAGAGCAAGGAGGCTGGAATCCGCACGCTAGTGGCCTTGGATGACCAGGGCGAGCAGCTGGACCGAATTGAGGAGGGCATGGACCGGATCAACGCGGACATGAGGGAGGCGGAGAAGAACTTGAGTGGCATGGAGAAGTGCTGCGGTATCTGTGTGCTGCCCTGGAAGAAGGTGAACATCAAGGACGACGGCGAGAGCGCTTGGAAGGCCAATGACGATGGCAAAATCGTGGCCAGCCAGCCGCAAAGGGTCATCGATGAGCGGGAACGCGGCGGAATGGGTGCTCCGCCGCAGTCCGGCTATGTGGCCAGGATCACAAACGATGCACGCGAGGACGAGATGGACGAGAATCTGGGACAGGTGAACTCCATGCTGGGCAACCTGCGCAACATGGCCCTGGACATGGGCTCCGAGCTGGAGAACCAAAACAAGCAGGTGGACCGCATCAATGCCAAGGGCGATGCCAACAACATTCGCATGGATGGCGTTAACAAGCGCGCCAACAATCTGCTCAAGAGTTAA
- the LOC6536425 gene encoding mannose-6-phosphate isomerase, producing the protein MELTGWVKNYGWGRKGISSAVAQLAMANDPDFRLNEEETYAEMWMGTHVCGVSVVKETGETLDRVLKKDLSYLFKVLSINKALSIQVHPNKCEAERLHKERPDIYKDPNHKPELAIALTPFLALVGFMSAEDIRDYIDEFQPLSKLIGKEAVDQLHDSTDAESVKWCYEKLMKTEESVIAKCISEIAKDYQKELKSNDLLEVFTKVNKDFPGDVGVLSLFFLNLIRLQPGQAIYLGANEIHAYLDGDCVECMACSDNVIRAGLTPKYKDVDQLLESVIFESSYKDRKEFIPYRIDGQVQVYIPPVTDFAVINVNIEHSLESYKLEIQAFGSIMIVLKGSRILKLKTQQGDKEILVTRGSIVYIPVEAAPEIEFAKSDDCDEDFSGYIATSNYFRVP; encoded by the exons ATGGAGCTGACTGGATGGGTGAAGAACTACGGCTGGGGCCGCAAGGGAATTAGCTCGGCGGTGGCCCAGCTGGCCATGGCCAATGATCCGGACTTTCGGCTAAACGAGGAGGAGACCTACGCGGAAATGTGGATGGGCACGCATGTGTGCGGCGTTTCCGTGGTCAAGGAAACCGGCGAGACTCTGGACCGGGTGCTGAAGAAAGACCTTTCATATCTGTTCAAGGTACTCAGCATCAACAAGGCGCTAAGCATCCAGGTCCATCCGAACAAGTGCGAAGCGGAGCGACTGCACAAGGAGCGGCCGGATATCTACAAGGATCCCAATCACAAGCCGGAACTGGCCATTGCCCTCACGCCGTTTCTGGCCCTCGTGGGTTTTATGTCAGCTGAAGACATCAGGGACTACATCGATGAGTTCCAGCCGCTGAGCAAACTCATTGGCAAGGAGGCTGTGGATCAGCTCCACGACTCGACCGATGCGGAAAGCGTTAAGTGGTGCTACGAGAAACTGATGAAGACCGAGGAGTCGGTGATAGCCAAGTGCATCAGTGAAATTGCGAAGGATTACCAAAAAG AACTGAAATCCAACGATCTACTGGAGGTGTTCACCAAGGTCAACAAAGACTTCCCCGGCGATGTAGGCGTACTGTCCCTGTTCTTCCTCAACCTCATCCGCCTGCAGCCTGGTCAGGCTATCTACTTGGGCGCGAACGAGATTCACGCCTACCTGGACGGCGACTGCGTGGAGTGCATGGCCTGCTCGGACAATGTGATACGGGCGGGCCTTACACCCAAGTACAAGGATGTGGACCAGCTGCTGGAATCGGTGATCTTCGAAAGTTCGTACAAAGATCGCAAGGAATTCATTCCGTACCGCATAGATGGGCAGGTCCAGGTCTATATTCCACCAGTAACTGATTTCGCCGTGATAAATGTAAACATTGAACACTCGCTGGAGTCGTACAAGCTTGAGATCCAAGCCTTTGGGTCCATAATGATTGTCCTGAAGGGATCCCGCATTTTGAAACTGAAAACCCAGCAAGGAGATAAGGAGATTTTGGTAACCCGCGGCAGCATTGTGTACATTCCCGTCGAGGCAGCACCGGAAATCGAGTTCGCCAAGTCCGACGATTGCGATGAGGACTTCAGCGGCTACATAGCAACCAGCAACTACTTTCGAGTGCCGTAA
- the LOC6536423 gene encoding 26S proteasome regulatory subunit 6B, giving the protein MRLLKEEIAEFHQKSLQKYDGLDPHDLYVLYKKLQMELELIQVQEDYIKEEQRNLKKEFIHAQEEVKRIKAVPLVIGQFLEAVDENNGIVASTTGSNYYVRVLSTIDREQLKPSSSVALHKQSNCLVDLVPPEADSTIAMLSPEERPDVSYSDIGGLDMQKQEIREAVELPLTHAQLYKQIGIDPPRGVLLFGPPGCGKTMLAKAVAHHTTASFIRVVGSEFVQKYLGEGPRMVRDLFRLAKQNSPSVIFIDEIDAIATRRFDAQTGADREVQRILLELLNQMDGFDETTNIKVIMATNRADTLDPALLRPGRLDRKIEFPLPDRRQKRLVFTTITSKMNVGEDVDLEDIIARPDKISNADINAICQEAGMHAVRENRYVVNAKDFEKGYKTSVRKDEAQHEFYS; this is encoded by the exons ATGCGCTTGTTGAAGGAGGAAATTGCCGAGTTTCACCAGAAGTCGCTGCAGAAGTACGATGGACTGGATCCGCATGATCTGTATGTTCTCTACAAGAAGCTCCAAATGGAGCTGGAGCTCATCCAGGTGCAGGAGGATTACATTAAGGAGGAGCAACGCAACCTGAAGAAGGAGTTCATACACGCCCAGGAAGAAGTGAAGCGCATTAAGGCCGTGCCTCTGGTCATTGGTCAGTTTCTGGAGGCGGTGGACGAAAACAATGGCATAGTGGCTTCCACCACCGGCTCCAATTATTACGTTCGAGTGCTATCCACCATCGACAGGGAGCAATTGAAGCCGTCCTCTTCGGTTGCACTACACAAGCAGAGCAATTGCCTGGTCGATCTGGTACCGCCGGAGGCGGACAGCACCATAGCGATGCTATCGCCGGAGGAAAGGCCGGATGTCAGCTACTCGGACATTGGAGGCTTGGATATGCAAAAACAGGAGATACGCGAGGCTGTGGAGCTGCCCTTGACCCACGCCCAGCTCTACAAGCAGATTG GAATTGATCCCCCGCGCGGCGTTCTCCTTTTTGGACCACCTGGCTGTGGTAAAACCATGCTGGCCAAGGCGGTAGCCCATCATACAACTGCATCCTTTATTCGTGTCGTGGGCTCCGAGTTCGTTCAGAAATACCTCGGCGAGGGGCCGCGCATGGTGCGAGATCTTTTCCGTCTGGCCAAGCAGAATTCTCCTTCGGTTATCTTTATCGATGAGATCGACGCGATTGCCACCAGGCGTTTCGATGCACAGACAGGTGCGGATCGCGAGGTGCAGCGCATCCTGCTGGAGCTACTCAACCAAATGGATGGCTTTGATGAGACAACCAACATTAAAGTTATTATGGCCACCAATCGTGCGGATACCTTAGATCCAGCTTTATTGCGACCCGGCCGTTTGGATCgcaaaattgaatttccattGCCGGATCGTCGCCAGAAGCGCTTGGTCTTCACCACAATCACCTCGAAAATGAATGTGGGCGAGGATGTGGACCTGGAGGACATAATTGCACGTCCGGACAAGATCTCCAATGCAGATATCAATGCCATCTGCCAAGAGGCTGGAATGCATGCGGTGCGCGAGAATCGCTATGTAGTCAACGCCAAGGATTTCGAAAAGGGTTACAAGACCAGCGTCCGCAAGGACGAGGCTCAACATGAGTTCTACAGCTAA
- the LOC6536424 gene encoding probable Dol-P-Man:Man(7)GlcNAc(2)-PP-Dol alpha-1,6-mannosyltransferase gives MDILIFLTAAAHLVYTPFTKVEESFNLQAMHDILYLRNNFTQYDHHDYPGVVPRTFIGPLVVSMISAPFVLLFETLSINKFWAQYVVRLVLAGAISVAWNNLRQAVTKIYGVEVRLWFTAITITQFHFMFYMTRPLPNIFALPMVLFAIAYWLRDQHKPFIICSGISILVFRSELALFLGILLVVSLLRRTVSIDGLLKVAVPAGVCILAATVLVDSFFWRRLLWPEGEVLWYNTILNKSSNWGTSPFLWYFYSALPRAMGASLVLVPIGVTLEPRIRPLVLSALLFVLLYSILPHKELRFIIYVFPVLNIAAACACQRIWMNSAKSTWHSFLALACGAHLLLNVFMTVFLLVISGTNYPGGAALSRLHRLEAGSYNVSVHISNLAAQSGVSRFMEINNDWTYSKDETMNYTQADLDAYTHLLVEAKNKQNTELWASLQNDFDTLEFVDCFNSIGIQYNSLLPVRIKTKPCIGILKKRQVPPKEESKTKEKKPKTKASPVEKETLLPHVKDVPIVIADTKMKSKLQVEPDDDDGIVATVEEMSLELETDIEPQAGAETIEAPLKEINFQELRTLALGQATKKSRAATKMKIRQIIEQHYRAKGKQIENDSAETHKTQGRAGLRQSVKSIIKQEKIKEMIEQIATMDLTRMCDLEKTSTKDCLKQVIDKIDDSEVLKSK, from the exons ATGGACATCCTAATCTTTCTGACGGCGGCGGCCCACTTGGTCTACACGCCCTTTACGAAAGTGGAGGAGAGCTTCAATCTCCAGGCCATGCACGACATCTTATATCTGCGGAACAACTTTACGCAG TACGATCACCATGACTATCCGGGCGTGGTTCCACGCACCTTTATCGGTCCGCTGGTGGTGTCCATGATCTCTGCCCCGTTCGTCCTTCTCTTCGAGACCCTCAGCATCAACAAGTTCTGGGCCCAATATGTAG TGCGTCTCGTGCTAGCTGGAGCCATATCTGTGGCCTGGAACAATCTACGGCAGGCGGTGACAAAGATTTACGGAGTTGAGGTCCGTCTGTGGTTCACAGCCATCACGATTACGCAGTTCCACTTCATGTTCTACATGACTCGGCCTCTGCCCAATATCTTTGCACTGCCGATGG TGCTCTTTGCCATTGCCTATTGGCTGCGCGACCAGCACAAGCCATTCATCATCTGCTCTGGCATATCCATCCTCGTCTTTCGATCCGAGTTGGCGTTATTTTTGGGTATTTTGCTGGTGGTGAGCCTCCTACGGCGAACAGTCTCTATTGACGG GCTACTCAAAGTTGCTGTGCCGGCGGGCGTCTGCATTTTGGCCGCCACAGTGCTAGTGGACTCGTTCTTTTGGCGCCGCCTCCTTTGGCCCGAGGGAGAGGTGCTATGGTACAACACCATACTCAACAAGAGCTCCAACTGGGGCACTTCGCCCTTTCTATGGTACTTTTACTCCGCCCTGCCACGTGCCATGGGTGCATCGCTGGTGCTTGTACCCATCGGCGTCACATTGGAGCCACGTATTCGGCCATTGGTCTTGTCAGCTCTTCTCTTTGTCCTGTTGTACTCCATTCTGCCCCACAAGGAGCTGCGTTTCATCATCTACGTGTTTCCAGTTCTCAACATTGCTGCAGCTTGCGCATGCCAGCGAAT TTGGATGAATAGCGCCAAGTCAACGTGGCATAGCTTCCTGGCGCTCGCCTGTGGGGCCCATCTCCtgttaaatgtatttatgaCGGTCTTTTTACTTGTCATTTCGGGCACTAACTATCCGGGCGGAGCTGCCCTATCCCGATTGCATCGCTTGGAAGCTGGTAGCTATAATGTCTCCGTTCATATTTCCAACTTGGCCGCCCAGAGCGGCGTGTCGCGTTTTatggaaataaataatgaCTGGACTTACAGCAAGGACGAGACAATGAACTACACCCAAGCGGATTTGGACGCATACACACATCTTTTGGTGGAGGcgaaaaacaagcaaaacaCTGAACTATGGGCATCGCTCCAAAACGACTTCGATACGCTGGAGTTTGTAGATTGCTTCAACAGCATTGGCATTCAATACAATTCTCTGCTGCCGGTGCGAATTAAAACGAAGCCTTGCATCGGTATACTAAAAAAGAGACAAGTGCCTCCAAAAGAggaatcaaaaacaaaagagaaaaaaccTAAAACTAAGGCATCCCCGGTTGAAAAAGAAACGCTATTACCTCATGTGAAAGATGTTCCAATAGTGATAGCAGATACGAAAATGAAATCCAAGCTACAAGTCGAAccggatgatgatgatggcatcgtggcaactgtggaggagATGTCGCTAGAACTTGAAACGGATATTGAACCTCAAGCTGGGGCAGAGACCATCGAAGCGCCCTTAAAGGAGATCAACTTCCAGGAGCTGCGAACCCTCGCGTTGGGACAGGCAACCAAGAAGTCGAGAGCAGCCACCAAGATGAAGATTCGACAAATTATTGAGCAGCACTACCGGGCCAAGggcaaacaaatcgaaaacgaCTCCGCAGAGACCCACAAAACCCAAGGACGAGCTGGATTACGGCAGTCCGTAAAGTCCATCATAAAGCAGGAGAAGATCAAGGAAATGATCGAACAGATTGCCACGATGGATCTGACACGCATGTGCGATTTGGAAAAGACATCGACTAAAGATTGCTTAAAACAGGTCATTGACAAAATAGATGACAGCGAGGTTTTGAAATCCAAATGA
- the LOC6536427 gene encoding uncharacterized protein LOC6536427 isoform X2 has product MDDSRRSMAGKQIDSRCSTMATNDESVSMYLSFDAEDTLSNAKWQSALVTQSSQFLEVHTSKMEVQTDDKDLRRTVLKDLQQLTIGEPEQNSPLRPFDKSILNRHNALCSTPSKDNASADTQPPQILNMDLTQIDDKENTHPEGDNHTGGDNSTLSSSVDVTANTVKANTLKTDDATMDNVSLQEAPKTPAPSQVYPLSANVVLENITEVSNEGVSMLVSPGEVEKNEVAQVNEVVNEVSELIAKALKISADSVKPSASKLKVEVGKKRQSMTSAYSGALPRPRRSLLPTTTTETRTYSFKQRMSVVVKTTLNSPARKLSVGGGLAVSRRSCLPVSKLTKGSNRKSLAASSGRTPEKITSKPAKLSARSIPDTIFNCKHCGATFRVKSLLDMHMRMHDLVDNGSKSLKRQNTHPVAAGVSKNRCKFCDKNFALERALHIHLMQNCDKIPPSEKRKLQFTELNHEKKAQLPKIGVTSGTNQPITMPQKPQQRMSTIPKWAPSNGTQSMAPPSVKKVPKSVAHAGVYRTPTKTVPCHICKQSFKSILEFTNHSLTVHTKNQLKDQKMTAVEDAQSAQD; this is encoded by the exons ATGGACGATTCGCGCAGATCGATGGCGGGCAAG CAGATCGATTCCCGGTGCTCAACGATGGCGACCAACGATGAGAGCGTCTCCATGTATTTATCCTTTGACGCGGAGGACACTCTGTCCAATGCCAAGTGGCAGTCGGCGCTGGTCACCCAGAGCAGCCAGTTCCTGGAGGTGCATACCAGCAAGATGGAGGTACAGACAGATGACAAGGACCTCAGGCGCACTGTCCTGAAGGATCTACAGCAGTTGACCATCGGAGAACCGGAACAAAATTCGCCACTTCGTCCATTTGACAAGAGCATTCTCAACCGGCACAATGCCTTGTGCTCCACTCCCTCAAAGGACAATGCCTCTGCAGACACGCAGCCACCACAGATCTTGAACATGGATCTGACCCAAATTGACGACAAGGAGAATACCCACCCAGAGGGAGATAATCACACTGGCGGCGATAACTCGACATTGTCCAGTTCGGTGGACGTGACCGCCAATACGGTCAAGGCCAATACCCTAAAAACCGACGACGCTACCATGGACAATGTATCCTTGCAGGAGGCTCCCAAGACCCCAGCTCCCAGCCAAGTCTATCCCTTGAGTGCAAATGTAGTGCTAGAGAATATAACCGAAG TATCCAACGAAGGAGTATCCATGCTGGTCTCGCCCGGAGAGGTCGAAAAAAATGAGGTCGCCCAGGTCAACGAGGTAGTAAACGAAGTCTCCGAGCTGATTGCCAAAGCTCTGAAGATCTCCGCTGATTCTGTGAAGCCATCAGCCTCCAAATTAAAAGTCGAGGTGGGCAAAAAGAGGCAGTCTATGACCTCCGCTTATTCGGGGGCCCTACCTCGCCCTCGTCGCTCCTTACTGCCAACCACTACTACAGAGACGCGCACCTACTCCTTCAAGCAACGTATGTCGGTGGTGGTCAAGACTACGCTCAACAGCCCAGCTCGCAAGCTGAGTGTCGGCGGCGGTCTGGCGGTAAGCCGCCGCAGCTGCTTGCCCGTCTCCAAGCTAACAAAGGGCAGCAACAGAAAGTCGCTCGCTGCGTCCAGCGGGCGTACGCCCGAGAAGATCACCTCAAAGCCGGCCAAGTTATCGGCAAGAAGCATTCCAGACACGATCTTTAACTGCAAGCATTGTGGCGCAACCTTTCGAGTGAAGTCACTGCTTGATATGCATATGCGTATGCACGACCTGGTTGACAACGGATCCAAGAGCCTAAAGCGTCAGAACACCCATCCGGTTGCTGCGGGAGTATCGAAGAATCGCTGCAAATTCTGCGATAAGAACTTCGCACTGGAACGTGCTTTGCACATCCATCTAATGCAGAACTGCGACAAGATACCGCCGTCCGAGAAGCGCAAGCTGCAGTTCACCGAGCTGAACCACGAAAAGAAGGCCCAGCTGCCAAAAATCGGTGTCACCAGTGGGACTAACCAGCCCATTACAATGCCCCAGAAGCCACAGCAACGAATGAGCACCATTCCAAAATGGG CTCCCTCGAACGGAACCCAGTCCATGGCTCCACCGAGCGTAAAGAAAGTTCCCAAGAGCGTTGCACATGCAGGTGTATACCGCACTCCCACAAAGACTGTGCCCTGCCACATCTGCAAGCAGTCCTTCAAGAGCATACTTGAGTTTACAAACCACAGCCTGACAGTGCATACAAAAAACCAGCTAAAAGACCAGAAGATGACCGCCGTAGAGGACGCACAGAGTGCTCAGGATTAA
- the LOC6536427 gene encoding uncharacterized protein LOC6536427 isoform X3 — translation MDDSRRSMAGKIDSRCSTMATNDESVSMYLSFDAEDTLSNAKWQSALVTQSSQFLEVHTSKMEVQTDDKDLRRTVLKDLQQLTIGEPEQNSPLRPFDKSILNRHNALCSTPSKDNASADTQPPQILNMDLTQIDDKENTHPEGDNHTGGDNSTLSSSVDVTANTVKANTLKTDDATMDNVSLQEAPKTPAPSQVYPLSANVVLENITEVSNEGVSMLVSPGEVEKNEVAQVNEVVNEVSELIAKALKISADSVKPSASKLKVEVGKKRQSMTSAYSGALPRPRRSLLPTTTTETRTYSFKQRMSVVVKTTLNSPARKLSVGGGLAVSRRSCLPVSKLTKGSNRKSLAASSGRTPEKITSKPAKLSARSIPDTIFNCKHCGATFRVKSLLDMHMRMHDLVDNGSKSLKRQNTHPVAAGVSKNRCKFCDKNFALERALHIHLMQNCDKIPPSEKRKLQFTELNHEKKAQLPKIGVTSGTNQPITMPQKPQQRMSTIPKWAPSNGTQSMAPPSVKKVPKSVAHAGVYRTPTKTVPCHICKQSFKSILEFTNHSLTVHTKNQLKDQKMTAVEDAQSAQD, via the exons ATGGACGATTCGCGCAGATCGATGGCGGGCAAG ATCGATTCCCGGTGCTCAACGATGGCGACCAACGATGAGAGCGTCTCCATGTATTTATCCTTTGACGCGGAGGACACTCTGTCCAATGCCAAGTGGCAGTCGGCGCTGGTCACCCAGAGCAGCCAGTTCCTGGAGGTGCATACCAGCAAGATGGAGGTACAGACAGATGACAAGGACCTCAGGCGCACTGTCCTGAAGGATCTACAGCAGTTGACCATCGGAGAACCGGAACAAAATTCGCCACTTCGTCCATTTGACAAGAGCATTCTCAACCGGCACAATGCCTTGTGCTCCACTCCCTCAAAGGACAATGCCTCTGCAGACACGCAGCCACCACAGATCTTGAACATGGATCTGACCCAAATTGACGACAAGGAGAATACCCACCCAGAGGGAGATAATCACACTGGCGGCGATAACTCGACATTGTCCAGTTCGGTGGACGTGACCGCCAATACGGTCAAGGCCAATACCCTAAAAACCGACGACGCTACCATGGACAATGTATCCTTGCAGGAGGCTCCCAAGACCCCAGCTCCCAGCCAAGTCTATCCCTTGAGTGCAAATGTAGTGCTAGAGAATATAACCGAAG TATCCAACGAAGGAGTATCCATGCTGGTCTCGCCCGGAGAGGTCGAAAAAAATGAGGTCGCCCAGGTCAACGAGGTAGTAAACGAAGTCTCCGAGCTGATTGCCAAAGCTCTGAAGATCTCCGCTGATTCTGTGAAGCCATCAGCCTCCAAATTAAAAGTCGAGGTGGGCAAAAAGAGGCAGTCTATGACCTCCGCTTATTCGGGGGCCCTACCTCGCCCTCGTCGCTCCTTACTGCCAACCACTACTACAGAGACGCGCACCTACTCCTTCAAGCAACGTATGTCGGTGGTGGTCAAGACTACGCTCAACAGCCCAGCTCGCAAGCTGAGTGTCGGCGGCGGTCTGGCGGTAAGCCGCCGCAGCTGCTTGCCCGTCTCCAAGCTAACAAAGGGCAGCAACAGAAAGTCGCTCGCTGCGTCCAGCGGGCGTACGCCCGAGAAGATCACCTCAAAGCCGGCCAAGTTATCGGCAAGAAGCATTCCAGACACGATCTTTAACTGCAAGCATTGTGGCGCAACCTTTCGAGTGAAGTCACTGCTTGATATGCATATGCGTATGCACGACCTGGTTGACAACGGATCCAAGAGCCTAAAGCGTCAGAACACCCATCCGGTTGCTGCGGGAGTATCGAAGAATCGCTGCAAATTCTGCGATAAGAACTTCGCACTGGAACGTGCTTTGCACATCCATCTAATGCAGAACTGCGACAAGATACCGCCGTCCGAGAAGCGCAAGCTGCAGTTCACCGAGCTGAACCACGAAAAGAAGGCCCAGCTGCCAAAAATCGGTGTCACCAGTGGGACTAACCAGCCCATTACAATGCCCCAGAAGCCACAGCAACGAATGAGCACCATTCCAAAATGGG CTCCCTCGAACGGAACCCAGTCCATGGCTCCACCGAGCGTAAAGAAAGTTCCCAAGAGCGTTGCACATGCAGGTGTATACCGCACTCCCACAAAGACTGTGCCCTGCCACATCTGCAAGCAGTCCTTCAAGAGCATACTTGAGTTTACAAACCACAGCCTGACAGTGCATACAAAAAACCAGCTAAAAGACCAGAAGATGACCGCCGTAGAGGACGCACAGAGTGCTCAGGATTAA